Sequence from the Heptranchias perlo isolate sHepPer1 chromosome 28, sHepPer1.hap1, whole genome shotgun sequence genome:
GTCTAGAAGATAAATAAGAGCGGCCTTGAGTGGAATCGTTGTGCAGACCCAGGTTCCCTTATAAATATGGGAAGGGAAGGAAACTAAATGTGGCTGATGCCAGACAGCAGAATCTGTGCCAGTCTACCTCCCACTGACAGGAGTAACTCCCCCATCATCAGATTCTGAAACCAGGGTCCAATGtcaaaatgaagaaaataaaatgaaaccTAGAGTTTACTTGAGGTTTGGGAAATTTAAGAAAACTTAATTCTTTCGCGCGTGGGAGTTTCTTTCACCCAGTGAACTACAAAAAGGCAGGACCGTCACCTCAATCGTTCACACCCAGACCACCGACCAGTGAGAAGACAGCCAGCCGCTCACCTCCCAGTCTGTGTCAAGGAATCGCAGTGAGCTGCCCCACTCACAGGTAAGAGATTGGAGCTATCAGTGATCCAATGGAGTGAACTGTGAGTGATGTTATAGTCCTAGAGTGAATGGTGAGTGATATTATAGTCCTAGAGTGAATGGTGAGTGATGTTATAGTCCTGGAGTGAATGGTGAGTGATGTTATAGTCCAGGAGTGAATGGTGAGTGATGTTATAGTCCTAGAGTGAATGGTGAGTGATGTTATAGTCCTGGAGTGAATGGTGAGTGATGTTATAGTCCTGGAGTGAACTGTGAGTGATGTTATAGTCCTAGAGTGAATGGTGAGTGATGTTCTCTTCCTGGAGTGAACTGTGAGTGATGTTATAGTCCTAGAGTGAATGGTGAGTGATGTTATAGTCCTGGAGTGAATGGTGAGTGATGTTATAGTCCTGGAGTGAACTGTGAGTGATGTTATAGTCCTAGAGTGAATGGTGAGTGATGTTATAGTCCTAGAGTGAATGGTGAGTGATGTTATAGTCCTGGAGTGAATGGTGAGTGATGTTATAGTCCTGGAGTGAATGGTGAGTGATGTTATAGTCCTGGAGTGAATGGTGAGTGATGTTATAGTCCTGGAGTGAATGGTGAGTGATGTTATAGTCCTAGAGTGAATGGTGAGTGATGTTATAGTCCTGGAGTGAATGGTGAGTGATGTTATAGTCCTGGAGTGAATGGTGAGTGATGTTATAGTCCTGGAGTGAACTGTGAGTGATGTTATAGTCCTAGAGTGAATGGTGAGTGATGTTATAGTCCTGGAGTGAACTGTGAGTGATGTTATAGTCCTAGAGTGAATGGTGAGTGATGTTCTCTTCCTGGAGTGAACTGTGAGTGATGTTATAGTCCTAGAGTGAATGGTGAGTGATGTTATAGTCCTGGAGTGAATGGTGAGTGATGTTATAGTCCTGGAGTGAGTGATGTCTTACAAATATTGCTACCATTTGAAACACAAGGTGCTTTGTTGAAAGGAGGCTCTGAGGGCCATTGATTCGGTCAAAGGTCCAACAGTATGCAAGGGAAAGACCAAACTCAAATCTCCttcaacgtgttgtcacctcccaaatctgggcCCATATTTCCCGCAAAtccgtgtttgaatccctccaattaggtTCCTGCCccggccacagcactgaaatggcccttatcgaaGTCACAAATCTCATCCTCCGTGGTGcacaatccctcctcatccttctggaTCTCTCTGCAGCTTCTGACACACACCGCATCATCTTCCGtcaacacctctcctctgctGTTTGTcccacatccagtcctggatgagctgcaatttcctccagttaaactttgggaagactgaagtACACACTCTGTACGGTCACCACCGataccacccccaccctcaccactgCCCCAGGCTGAATCCGACTGTTCCCAGCCTCGGTGCCcgatttgactctgagctgagcttccgaccccatatcccctccatcaccaagaccgcctacttccacctccataacatcgcccgtctccgcccctgcctcagcccatctgctgttgaaaccctcatccgtgcctttgtcacctccagactcgactattccaacgctctcctggccggcctcccatcttccaccctccataaacttgagctcatccaaaactctgctgcccgtatcctaactcgcaccaagtcccgttcacccatcaccccctgtgctcgctgacctacattggctcccgatccgggaacgcctcgattttaaaattctcatcctcgtgttcaaatccctccatgacctcgcccctccctatctctgtaacctcctccagccctacaaccctccgagatctctgcgctcctccaattctagcctgttgagcatccccaattttcaccgttccaccattggcggccgtgccttaagctgcctgggccctaagctctggaattccctccctaaacctctctgcctctccgcctctctctcctcctttaagacgctccttaaaacctacctctttgaccaagcttttggtcacctgtcctaatacctcctcctttgcctcgatgtcaatttttgtctgattatgcctctgtgaaacaccttgggacatttttctacgttaaaggcgacgtacaagttgttgttgttgatgatgacgaagatgatgatgatgatgaaagcCTTTAAAAAGCTCGTAGATCAAGCATTAGACATAAAACACCCAACACAATAATACCTGCCTCTTTCTTACAGGTCGCACAATGATGGCTGCTttcaccctcctggtcctctcGGTTACTGTCTTGGCCTCGGCTGCTCCTACAGGTCCCACCAGCCTCAACGTGTCTTTCCACCAGAGTGTAACCCTCTCCAGGAAAATCCTGCAGGATGTGCACACTCTGATTGTAAAATATGTAAGAATGGGCAATTTCATTCTAATGCTAGAGCGCAGATGttagaataggaacaggagtaggccattcagcccctcgagcctgattgtgactgatctgtacctcaactccatttacccacttttgatccatatccctcgtTCCCCTTACAAAAATCAACCAATCTCAATAGGGAAATGCAATGAAATAGTTGGAAATGTTGGGGCGAGGGTCTAACTGGGGGTCACCCAGGAATGAATCTCTTTGTTACACTTAGAGAACTGGGTCTAATTctgtctggttagaccacacttggagtactgagcacagttcagttctggttagaccacatttggagtactgagcacagttcagttctggttagaccacatttggagtactgagcacagttcagttctggttagaccacatttggagtactgagcacagttcagttctggttagaccacatttggagtactgagcacagttcagttctggttagaccacatttggagcactgagcacagtttagttctggttagaccacatttggagtactgagcacagttcagttctggttagaccacacttggagcactgagcacagtttagttctggttagaccacatttggagtactgagcacagtttagttctggttagaccacatttggagtactgagcacagttcagttctggttagaccacacttggagcactgagcacagttcagttctggttagaccacacttggagtactgagcacagttcggGTCTGgtttgacctctagttttgggagacctaaatataagatagtcactaacaaatccaataaggaattcaggagaaacttctttaccgagagagtggtgagaatgtggaactcgctcccacaaggagtagttgaggtgaatagtgtagatacatttaaggggaagctggataaacacatgagggagaaaggaatagaaggatatgctgatagggtgagatgaagtagggagggaggaggctcgtgtggagcataaacaccggcatagaccagttgggccgaacggcctgtttctgtgctgtaaattcaatgtaattcttccTCCACCTTCTGTTATTCCCCACATTGATCAAACACAAATCTGACATCAGCTGCTTCAGGTTTGCCGAATCAAATtgcattttctttctttatttcagaAACAAGTGAAAATTGGGAACCCGTCTTTCGAAGATTACAGCCTGCTGTTGAACAGCCTCCCTAGCAGCAGGATGGACTACGGACACTGGCTGGAGATGCAGGTatcacacctctctctccctaATTATCCCCCATTTTCCCATTTGATCGCTGGGgaccagcttttttttttgacagctccctttcttcctttaggATGAAGAACGCTTGCTCCTGAACTATAACGACCTCCAAGTATTCTGGATGCACGTGGACACCAAGTGGGTCCACGAACTCGGCCAAACTCAAGCATCAGTCCTGATTGGATCCATTGAAGGGATTTCACTGGATCTCAGAGACCTGATCTCTCAGCTCAATGGACAGGTAATTAGAAAGTAATGATCAAACTGAGATTAAACTGGACATATTggactcctccaatgcctctctgccATTGTCCATCtcaatgggactgccctcacttggttccactcttactatGCAATCATGGCCGCAGCatcaccagcaatggcttctcttcctgcctcaGCACCGCTGCCTCTGGAATCCCCAAAGGAACTAATCttggcccctcctcttcctcatttacatgctgcccctcgcgaCAACATCcatggggtcaacttccacatgtacgctgaccacacccagctctacctcaccactccccctgtgacccctccactgcctctgtgacccctccactacctctgtcgacccctccactgcctctgtgacccctccactccctctgtcaacccctccactacctctgtcgacccctccactgcctctgtgacccctccactccctctgtgacccctccactccctctgtcgacccctccactgcctctgtgacccctccactccctctgtgacccctccactccctctgtcgacccctccactgcctctgtgttgccaGGCAGCTAGACCTGGATCTGCCGtattttcctccagttaaacactgggaggaccgaagccactgtctttggtcccctcaccatcaattccatcccccctccccagccactgtctcaggctgaaccagactgttcaaaaCCTCGacatcctattcaaccctgagctccatcaccaaaaccacctacttccatgtccgtaacatcgcccgtctccgcccctgcctcagctcgtctgctgctgaaaccctcatccgtgcctttgtcacctccagactcgactgttccaacgctctcctggccggtctcccatcttccaccctccgtaaactgcagctcatccaaaactgctgccccgtatcctaactcgcaccaagtcccgttcacccatcacccccccgtgctcgctgacctacactggctcctggttccctaacgccttgattttaaaattctcatcctcttattcactccccactctgagtcagaaggtcgtgggttcaggcccgactccagagacttgggcacaaaagtctaggctgacactccagtgaaggactgagggagtgctgcactgtcagaggtgctgtccttttggTTCAGGCATCAAActgtggccccgtctgccctctcaggtggatataaaagatcccacggccactgttttgaaggagagcaggggggagttctccccggtgtcctggggctaatatttattcctcaaccaaaacctaaaacagatgatctggtcattatcacattgctgtttgcgggatcttgctgtgcgcaaattggctgctgcgtttcctacattacaacagtgaccgcacttcaaaagcacttcattggctgtaaagcgctttgggacgtcctgaggttgtgaaaggcgctatataaatgcaacttctttctttctttactttctcAGGCGTTGTCTTTGATTTCTCAGCTCCTTGGGGTGAGAGAGTTTCCTTATGTGTGGCTCAGTAAAATCCGTAGAAAATTCAAGTCTTTGTTATGAGTTAATTATAGATCGACAGTTCGGTTCCATTTAGTTCAAGAGGATCCTGAAACCTATCGAGTTCTGAGAAGGTTCTGTTTTCTGTCTCAGTGGGCTCAGTACTGGATTCCAGCAAATCTTTGTTATTGTTtccttgtgtgtgtgtttccagATCTCGGCCCTGAGCAGCACCTCCCCAGATCCCCCGGACGTGACTCTCCCCCACAACGTCTTAAACCCAGCTTATGATTGGTACAGCAAGCTGCAAGGTTACATCATTTTCCGTGACCTGGAGCTCTACCTGAACAAAGTGATCCGGGATTTCACCCTCTTAAAGAATAAATACAGAAAGTGAACAAGGACTCCAACAGGTTCGAAAGGACATTGGCGCCTCTCTCCACTATTCCTCAAACTGTTCCACGCAGTGAGTGTTGAAATCAATAGATTGTTCACACACTAAAGCACTGCTGGGAAGGCATTTATAATTTAACTATTGTAATATCTGACCTATATTTATGTATTTGtaataatttatttaatttaaataaacAGCGTTCAATCGGTTTTTATATGGACATGATTTATTTAATATCAATATACCAGAGTATAGTCACGTTTAGGGATGAATTGTACTGGGAATTTCAAACACCATCTTATTTCCTCATTCTGAGCACAAGTAAGGAGAGTCAGGGAGGGGCCAGTCAGTGGGACACGTCCCTGGGGGAACAGTGTGAAATGgttctggataagtacttgaaaggataaatttgcagggctacggggaaagggcgggggagtgggactagccgggattgctcttgcagagagccggcacggactcgacgggccgaatggcctccttccctgctgtaacctttctgtgattctttcTAGTGGAAGGATTCTGTTGTCAATTTCACTTGACTTAATCAATTATTCGGCCCTGACGCCATATTGGTTATAGAAATTATCTTTATTTGAGCAAAAGCAAGATTCAAAGATTCGATACATATTAATATTTAAGTGATAGTTCACAAAAGACCAGGGATTATATTACCCCCCCGTTGCCTTTTGGGTGGCGATTGTAACTCCGCTGCGATCCCAGGCCTCCTCCCGGAGCTCGGGGG
This genomic interval carries:
- the LOC137299292 gene encoding cardiotrophin-2-like, coding for MMAAFTLLVLSVTVLASAAPTGPTSLNVSFHQSVTLSRKILQDVHTLIVKYKQVKIGNPSFEDYSLLLNSLPSSRMDYGHWLEMQDEERLLLNYNDLQVFWMHVDTKWVHELGQTQASVLIGSIEGISLDLRDLISQLNGQISALSSTSPDPPDVTLPHNVLNPAYDWYSKLQGYIIFRDLELYLNKVIRDFTLLKNKYRK